A region of the Bacillus sp. NP247 genome:
GTCAAGACGAGGAAACTGTTGGGATAATGCCCCTCAAGAATCTTTTTTCGGGCACTTTAAAGATGAAGCACACATAAAAACTTGTACGTCTTTCCCTCAGTTAAAACAAGAAATTAAAGACTATATGAAATACTATAATCAGCATAGATATCAATGGAATTTAAAGAAGATGACTCCTGTTGAATACAGAAATCATCTTCTTGATGCCGCCTAACTTTTTTTAAAATGTCCTTTACAAAGGGTACAGATTAACTGTTGCTTCATCCTTTTTCATTAAAATTGAAGGGAAAGATAACTTAATGTACCAAGCTCGTAGCTACGGTGAATGACTTTACCGTCGTTCTCACCACTACCCATCGCGATAAATAAAGGAACAAAATGCTCTGCTCTTGGTACTGCTAATTGTGCATGAGGCGCATTATTCTCCCAATTAAACAATGCATCTTTATCATTAGTCTGCATATGTTTTATAAGCCAATCATCAAATTCAATTGCCCATTTTTCGGGTGTAGTTTGATTCCATTTTAAAGCTCGTAAATTATGAACAGTAACCCCGCTACCGATTACTAAAATATCTTCTTGTCCAAGTCCTTGTAATGCTTCTCCAATTTCAAATTGTTCTTTTGCAGAAAGGAATGGATTTACTGATATTTGTATGACAGGAATATTTGCTTCTGGATACATACGGTGCAGGAGTGTCCATGAACCATGATCTAAACCTCTAGTCGTATTTTTATGGACTGGAATGCCTTTGTTTTTAAATTTTGTTTCTAGCATTGACGCAATGCTAGAAGAGCCTTTCGCACGATATTTGATTTCGTATAACTCAGGAGGAAAACCTCCAAAGTCATAAATTGTTTCATATACTTCATCTGAAGAGGAAATCGTTAATACTTCACTTTCCCAGTGAGCGGTAAAAATAACAATAGCTTTCGGTTTATATGTTTCTCCAAGTGTCTTTAAAAAGCGTGTATAGTCTGTATCTTGAATAGCGAGCATTGGTGAACCATGTGCTAAAAATAGTGATGGCATCATAGTAGAGACCTCCTAAAAAATATAATAATTACTTTATGTAAGTAACTATATAATTTTATTTTTAATTCGTCAACATAATAGTTTTATAGCTAATCGGAAAAGTACAGCATTTGTCATAATGAAAGCAATTGCATATAATACATAATAAGAATAATGAATATATATTCATTTTTTAAATAGATACATAATAGATTTGGGGGCTGACGAAATGAACGTACAGGAAAGTTTCGTTACGGCATTGGATGGAACAGAAATTTATTTGTGTAAGTGGTTACCAGAAGGAGATCCGCGAGGGATTATTCAAATTGCGCATGGTATGACAGAACATGCAGGTGTTTATACAGACTTTATTGATGCTTTATTAGAAGCAGGGTATGGTGTTTATGCGCATGATCATAAGGGTCATGGAAAAACAGTGAAAAGAGAAGAAGACTATGGTCATTTTGAACCAAATGTAGGTTGGAACAAGGCTGTGTCTGATGTTATCTTTGTATCAGAAACGATAAAAAAAGAACAGAAATGTCCGCTGTTTCTGCTTGGACATAGTATGGGATCATTTTTATCAAGAAGAGCTGTACAACTTAGAGGCGAGCTATATGATGGATTTCTTATTTCAGGAACTGGAGGGAATCCGGGTCTTTTAGGAATCATCGGTCATAAAGTAGCGACAATTGAGATGAAACTACGCGGAGTGAAAACGAAAAGTCCGATGCTAAACTTTTTATCCTTCGGAAACTTCAACTCACACTTTAAGCCGAATCGTACAAAATTTGATTGGTTATCTTCAGATAACAGCCAAGTAGATAAATATATTAAAGATCCGTTATGTGGCTTTATTTGCACAACAAGTTTTTATCGAGAATTATTTCATGGTGTATTAGAAGTAAATAAATTAGAAGAATACAAGAAAACGCCAAAAAATCTTCCGATACATATATTTTCTGGAGATCGTGATCCAGTTGGAGATATGGGGAAAGGTGTAAAAGAAGTATATGAAAACTATAAAAAATGTGGTGTGAAAGACGTGACACTACGTTTATATGAAAATGGAAGACATGAAATGTTCCATGAAGTGAATAGAGATGAAGTGTTTAAAGATTTAATTTCTTGGTTAGATGCGCATAATAAATGAGAATGAAAGCTAAGCCCAAACTGTTTGTAGTTCGGGCTTGTATTTATAGATAGTGACGATAGTAGTGGATGGAGTTTTCATAGCTTATATATTTGAAGATCGATTGAATTCCTATATAAGTGTTATATATAAATTTAGTGAGGAGATGAGTGTATGAAATTTGGAATTATTGGGCCATCAGAAGATGAAATTATGCCTTTTATTGAAGGAATGTCTAATAAAAAAATAACGAATCTTGCGATGTTAACGTTTCATAGTGGGACATATGAAAATGTAGAAGTTGTTGCATTATATTGTGGTGTATGTAAAGTTAATGCAGCTATTGCAGCTCAAATATTAATAGATAAGTTTAACGTGACGCATATTATTGTAACAGGTGTTGCAGGAGCAATCGACAAAGTATTGAAAATTGGAGATACAGTCATTTCAACAGAAATAGCATATCACGATGTTGATGAAGGGATATTAACTGAATATCATCCGTGGATGGAAAGTGTATACTTTAAAACGGATAGCAATCTTCTTGAGTTGAGCCGAGAAGTGATCGAGAACAATCAATTCGCTCAAAATGTTTACTTTGGCAAGATAGTTACTGGGGAAGCATTTATTAGTGAAAGTGGCCGTACAGAAATAATTTCTAAATACAGCCCACTTTGTGTAGATATGGAAACTGCAAGTATAGCCCACGTCTGTTATGCAAACTCGATTCCATTTATAGCAGTGAGATCAATAACAGATACAGAAGAAGCGTCAGGCATAGAAGTATTTGAAGATAATTGTGTTTCGGCTTCACATCATTCAATTCATTTTGTTAAAAAGTTACTAGAATCGTTGTAAAACACATAGCTCTACTTTGAGAAAAAGCGAGTACTGAACTATAAGGAGCACGTGTAATACTGCTCTGTAGTTGAGTGTTTGCTTTTATTTTATGAACTAAATGCGTGGAGATTTAAGTATTACAGCGAGGGATAGTAAAGATATTTATAGAATAATTGTAAAGTATCGCATTTTACTATGGAATATGAAAATAGAACTACAAGTAATAAAAGAGAGGTTAAACTATGCAAATACGAGAAGCTGCATTAGCAGAAGCAAATGAATTAAGTGAACTCGCACTACATTCAAAAGCAACGTGGAATTATAGTGAAGAATTCATACTTTCTTGTAAGGAAGAGTTAACAATTACAGAAGAGTACATAAAAAATAATTTTGTATATGTTTTAGAAAATAATAATATGAAGATTGGATTTTTCTCGTTTTTACGCAATGAAAATGCTCTTGATTTCCTATACATTCATCCTTGTTTTAAAGGGAAAGGCTACGGGAAAATAATTTGGGAGTTTGTAATAGAGCAAGCAAATGAATTAGGAATAAAAAGTTTTACGATTGATAGTGATCCGAATGCAAAAGGCTATTACTTGAAAATGGGAGCAAAGCTAATCGGAGAGACACCATCAACGGTATTTAAGAATCGACTTTTACCTCTTTTGCAATATTATGTGTAAAACTATTAATGTCAGGGGAAGATGAGAGTGGATAATGTG
Encoded here:
- a CDS encoding class III extradiol ring-cleavage dioxygenase, translated to MMPSLFLAHGSPMLAIQDTDYTRFLKTLGETYKPKAIVIFTAHWESEVLTISSSDEVYETIYDFGGFPPELYEIKYRAKGSSSIASMLETKFKNKGIPVHKNTTRGLDHGSWTLLHRMYPEANIPVIQISVNPFLSAKEQFEIGEALQGLGQEDILVIGSGVTVHNLRALKWNQTTPEKWAIEFDDWLIKHMQTNDKDALFNWENNAPHAQLAVPRAEHFVPLFIAMGSGENDGKVIHRSYELGTLSYLSLQF
- a CDS encoding alpha/beta hydrolase, producing the protein MNVQESFVTALDGTEIYLCKWLPEGDPRGIIQIAHGMTEHAGVYTDFIDALLEAGYGVYAHDHKGHGKTVKREEDYGHFEPNVGWNKAVSDVIFVSETIKKEQKCPLFLLGHSMGSFLSRRAVQLRGELYDGFLISGTGGNPGLLGIIGHKVATIEMKLRGVKTKSPMLNFLSFGNFNSHFKPNRTKFDWLSSDNSQVDKYIKDPLCGFICTTSFYRELFHGVLEVNKLEEYKKTPKNLPIHIFSGDRDPVGDMGKGVKEVYENYKKCGVKDVTLRLYENGRHEMFHEVNRDEVFKDLISWLDAHNK
- a CDS encoding 5'-methylthioadenosine/adenosylhomocysteine nucleosidase, encoding MKFGIIGPSEDEIMPFIEGMSNKKITNLAMLTFHSGTYENVEVVALYCGVCKVNAAIAAQILIDKFNVTHIIVTGVAGAIDKVLKIGDTVISTEIAYHDVDEGILTEYHPWMESVYFKTDSNLLELSREVIENNQFAQNVYFGKIVTGEAFISESGRTEIISKYSPLCVDMETASIAHVCYANSIPFIAVRSITDTEEASGIEVFEDNCVSASHHSIHFVKKLLESL
- a CDS encoding GNAT family N-acetyltransferase — encoded protein: MQIREAALAEANELSELALHSKATWNYSEEFILSCKEELTITEEYIKNNFVYVLENNNMKIGFFSFLRNENALDFLYIHPCFKGKGYGKIIWEFVIEQANELGIKSFTIDSDPNAKGYYLKMGAKLIGETPSTVFKNRLLPLLQYYV